A window of Hordeum vulgare subsp. vulgare chromosome 5H, MorexV3_pseudomolecules_assembly, whole genome shotgun sequence genomic DNA:
TAAGGCGCACCCGAACAGTTGTTTATACACATCCTGCTCTTCTTTGGCCTTCCCAAAGCAGAACAGTTCGCTTTTGTGAAAATTAACTTTCAAGCCAGACAACTGTTTAAATAAACAAAGGACCAATTTCATAATTCTGGCCTTTGCAACATCATGTTCCATAAATAAAATAGTGTCATCAACGTACTGTACTATGGACACACCACCATCAATCAGATATGGTACAAGTCCACCTACAAGTCCACCTACTAGGCCTTCCTCTTTTGCCTTTCCAATCATAATTGCCAACATATCTGCAACTATATTAAATAAGATAGGGGACATTGGGTCGCTTATATTCATTCTCTGCTTCCTTGGCCTTTCCAAAGCAAAATAGCTCGCTCTAATGCAAATTTATTTTGAGATGCGAAAGCTGTTCGAAAAGACAAATAATCAACTTTATGTGTTCACTTCATACATATTTGTTATTATAAATGTTGCATAGTTTTCTATATACTTGGTCAAACCTTTTCAAATTTCAGTCAAAGCTAATATGCGGAAATGCAGAATAagtaaaacggagggagtacacaaGTTACCACGTGGCACATAGTCATACTCACATCTACTCCGTCTCCGTTCGGAAGGGATTGATAATGATAACATGTAAAGTGCAATCTAAACATCCGAGTCTTCAACTAACTGATAGACAAACAGGAATATTGTACCAGCACAAGTTCTTAAACAGTATACACAAGTACTGGGGATTTACATCACGCTGATATTTACTCCAAAACTTATTTGGGGCGGGGGAGTAATACTGTACACAATAAAAGATACATGCTACCGTCTGCAAGACCAAGCGCACTTGATTTGCTTACAAACCTAATATTATGTACACACGCATACATTTTCTTCTTTTACTCCTAACCAAGTGCCCGCAATCTTCGTTATATGGTGCATAATTATGCTTGCTTCAATGATATGGTCCCAGCTAAGGACTAGATTATCAACAGATTATCCTGTTTGCAGGATCTTCAGAATTCAGAAGCTTTGCTCCTGGAAAACAAAAATACAATACTTCAACTTCTCAAATAATCTAGAAGTGGGATAAATTAACATTTGCATTTCAGTAGGAGAATCATGCCCCCCATTTCCTTGTATAGTGTTGTCTGAATGCTAGGCTTGGCAAAGAGTGGATTTTCTATTGTTCTGTAATTTGGGATATGCAGCGCTCCCTCTCAATGGATCCGGAAAAAAATGTGCAAAACAAACTTCAATTCACAGCCTTATGTCCATGATTTTGGCCCTAAAGAGTGTGCAAAACAGACTTCAATTCACAGCCTTATGCAAGGACGCAGGATCTCTAAGAAAAACTTGTGCGTGCATGATGCTGTTCAAGGTTCCAGCTGGTCCAGGCTTAAATTATGTGCCGGATCCGCTTTGCTTGTGTAGTGATACTGCAATCACCATCACACTAATATTTGCAGTGCAACTGGAGCAGAAACAACCAAGGGATTGACAGCATTGACAAGCGGCATGAACATCCCTTGGCTGTTTCGTGGTCAATTGACAACGTCAACCTAGCTAGGGCCTAGGGCATTATCTATCTTTATTATGACAATTGATTGAgatcactatatatagagagcttTAGGCCAGGACTCCTGCTGACACTTCACATGAGTAGAAAAGAGACAATGATCAGGCTGGGTTTTGGTTACCTTGACTGATGGATCAGTTCCAAGCCCCCTGGGTGTTGTACTTGGGGAAAGGGACCCTGCCGGACTCGATGAGCTTGATGTCGCCGTCGAGGATCTCGTAGTGGCGGCGCACCTCGTCGGCCGTCTTGGTCCCGCCCATGGCGCGGGACACCTTGAGCCAGCGGTCGGGCGTGCCCTCGCCGTAATAGGCGAGTGCGTCCTCGAACAGCTTGTTCTCCTTCTTGCTCCACTCCGCGTTGGCACCGCCGCGGGATGAGCTCCTTGACCCAGAAGACATCTCGAACTGGATCGGAACTGGTGAGTTCCTCTTCTACGAAACCGAGCTGAGTTTGCAAAGATGGTTTTTGCGCTTCAGAAGCTCAGATGGTAATGGTTTGATGATCGCTGTGCTGCTTCGGTGCCCTCTATTTATAGGCGCTTGGGGCGCCGCCCGGCCGGCCTTGTCGCTCGAATGGTATCGGGATTGCCATCGGATTGGTGATTGAAAGGTCAGTGGCTAATTAGATTCTGAACTTTTTTGGACGAAGGTGCTTCATTTGGAATTTAGATTAGATTCTGGTGCTGCCATGCGCTTGGGATGACACATAGGGGTACGCATAATCGGTAGATCCGGCACCCATCCGCGCGGACAAAGGAGGATGGTCGATCCATGTCAACGTCTCAAATGCATGGCAGCACTGCATCCACAGTTAAATGGCCTGTTTGTTTCGCAGGATTTCTAATAAAACACAGGAACTGGGTGGCACGAGAGCACTTCTTCACGAGCCTGCCAGTGATCATTCTCGCACACCGTCATTTGACGCGTTCTCAACCATCGTCACGTGCCGTGCTCTGAACGTTTTCTTAGTAAtttttttttttgggttttccagATTTTTTTggtgttccgggttttcaccggtcTTTCGTAATTTTTGGACGAACCACGTTTTCTTTTTTTATggaaaaaacacgttttctgtttttttcgaaaGACATAgatttgcttccgcgaaaggcacggttttgccttcgcgagaggcacaaccgtgcctctcggaaaatgaaaaaacacgtttttttttaGAGGCATATTTTTTCGttcgttttttttttttttgaaaaaaaggttcgtcaaaacctatcaacatgtgatctagttttaaaaatctcgacgcgagaaagccAACGATGAAAACGGTTTGAGATTTGAACGGacggtttaaaagataaaacgttttgaaaatacgaatctacgaaaaaaaaaagaaaactctcAGGTTGCAACGAGTGACACACATGCAATGcgtcacttgtcgcaacctgtAGAGGTGGGAGTAATCCTTAAAAGATGTACTCGCTAATAGTGATTTCGTCATCTTCAATCCTGCATGAATACAACAGCGGACCTAGCCCACTTGATCAGGGTGGGCCAGCAGTAATACTGTACATATAGATTTAtctatttattattattttcttagcCTTTCTTCTATGGTATAGAAGCTATTTTAAAATCTGAGGATGGGTCATGGCCAATCGTGGCCATCCTGTACCTCCGTCAGTGCATAAATAGTATGAACTTTGATTGCACATAGATAAAATGTAAGATTCTTCATATGAAGTTAGAGTGGATGTAAACTTTCCTACGGAACTAAAGAAAATTTCCATTGAATTGTAATCCTATGAATCAAACAACAACTGTTGGGGGAGGGGGGGATCTTAGAATCCTCCAACATTCCTTCAGGAATCCTTTGAATCAAGACACCCTAAGAAAACCAGATCGCCATGTCGCCCACCGGGCGGACGACacgggaggcgccgccgccacctcactCTCAACCCCCTCCCCCCATTCCCTACCGCCCCCGCGGGAACTGCATGGGCAAAGCCCTCGCGATGGTCGATGGCGGCGAGCCCTCGGGTGGTTGACTCGGTTCGACAACGTTCTTCGCCAGGCTGGCGCGACACTAGCGGCATGGAACATGAAGGCAGATCAACACGGGTCTACATCGTCGAGATGATGGCTTCAGACTTTTTGTTGTATTACTTTGTAAGATTTtgatgaataattaataaaatagtTGCATACATCGTCGTTATGCATAGGCCGGGCACTACTAGGTGAAAGGCTAGTAGTAGAGCTGGAAATAGGTATATCGATCAGTAGCACGGGTGTGAGCGCTACTAGTACGACGCTACGGTGTTTGCCCCGCGCTACAGCTAAAATTTAGTAGTAGCGCCTGTTATCCATCGCTAGTTAGCGGTAGCATTCTTTCCCAACCCGCGTCACTACTAAACGCACATATTTCTTTT
This region includes:
- the LOC123399650 gene encoding protein RADIALIS-like 3, producing MSSGSRSSSRGGANAEWSKKENKLFEDALAYYGEGTPDRWLKVSRAMGGTKTADEVRRHYEILDGDIKLIESGRVPFPKYNTQGAWN